A single window of Pseudomonas lijiangensis DNA harbors:
- a CDS encoding oxidoreductase: MYLTPQHILLAGATGLTGEHLLDRLLNEPTVSRVLAPTRRPLAAHSRLENPVGELHSLLPTLGGKVDIAFCCLGTTIKQAGSQEAFRAIDLNMVLAVGERARELGARHFLVISAIGADARSSVFYNRTKGEMEEALRAQDWPQLTIARPALLVGNRTETRWAEQLAAPIAKLLPGKYGAIEACSLARAMWRLALEEQDGVRVVESDELRKLGK, encoded by the coding sequence ATGTACTTGACGCCGCAACACATCCTGCTTGCAGGGGCAACCGGACTCACAGGCGAACACTTGCTGGATCGTCTGCTCAACGAACCCACCGTCAGCCGCGTGCTGGCCCCGACCCGTCGCCCATTGGCCGCCCACTCCCGCCTGGAAAACCCGGTGGGCGAACTGCACAGCCTTTTACCCACCCTGGGCGGCAAAGTGGATATCGCGTTCTGCTGCCTGGGCACCACTATCAAACAGGCAGGCTCGCAAGAGGCCTTCCGCGCCATCGACCTGAATATGGTACTGGCCGTGGGTGAACGTGCCCGCGAACTGGGTGCGCGGCATTTTCTGGTGATCAGCGCCATCGGCGCCGATGCCCGGTCCAGCGTGTTCTACAACCGCACCAAGGGTGAAATGGAAGAAGCCCTGCGAGCGCAGGACTGGCCGCAACTGACCATCGCCCGCCCGGCCCTGCTGGTAGGCAACCGCACGGAAACCCGCTGGGCCGAACAGCTCGCCGCACCGATTGCCAAACTGCTGCCCGGCAAATACGGCGCCATCGAAGCCTGCAGCCTGGCTCGCGCCATGTGGCGGCTGGCCCTGGAAGAACAGGATGGTGTGCGGGTTGTGGAGTCGGATGAGTTGCGCAAGTTGGGGAAATGA
- a CDS encoding YceK/YidQ family lipoprotein, with amino-acid sequence MNKLLLIAVALLMTGCATVRTLDAAQPGAPVVYAGTRLDLYAMQGGCCEKDRFGAEAPEYPALDLPASALLDTLLLPLSLLTALGVGYQAQGGL; translated from the coding sequence ATGAATAAGCTGCTGCTGATCGCCGTCGCGCTGCTCATGACAGGCTGCGCGACGGTCAGGACGCTGGATGCGGCTCAGCCGGGCGCGCCTGTCGTGTATGCCGGTACACGACTCGATCTGTATGCGATGCAAGGCGGTTGCTGCGAGAAGGACCGGTTCGGCGCCGAAGCACCTGAGTACCCGGCCCTGGATTTACCCGCCAGCGCATTGCTCGACACCCTGTTGTTGCCGTTGTCTCTGCTGACTGCGCTGGGGGTTGGCTATCAGGCCCAGGGAGGGCTCTGA
- a CDS encoding C13 family peptidase translates to MRALAPLALTLLIAGCGDSESLLPPDGLLPDGGRYRGDLVNGRLQGEGRIDYPNGSWYAGQFENGLRHGRGEWHASNGDIYKGQFEHGMFQGQGKLTTAGGTYVGGFKLGRRDGEGTWQEKGVLYRGHFKDGQYDGPGRLEMEDGSQFQGQFAQGKPNGEGVRTDASGNQFSGPFVNGQLQGNGSFASADGDHYIGGFRNNLLDGDGRYENSDGDVWNGQFKEGALTGPGELIGSDGSRYKGHFNNWQFSGEGHLQLADGSHYVGQFANDTYQGPGVLTSADGTELRGVWANGQRIRDAQGKLLPDPLEAGLLAQGPLLDKALAAVPASTPGLELYSLVVAGDGKQSVFMREADYVNNLLASRFGASGQISLVNHRDHMIDRTLATRESISRAAQTLAQRSGPEDLVFIYLTSHGTQDHELVLDQPRLSLADLPADALAAALAPLKDRDKIIVISSCYSGGFIPDLKDERTLVMTASRADRVSFGCSEEADFTYFGDALFARALVETDDLQQAFNEAKAYVAQREIEDDFEASEPQIWAPKGVIARWQLLRKNQAERALNTTLNRKEAKTSTSR, encoded by the coding sequence AGTTGGTACGCCGGCCAGTTCGAGAATGGTCTGCGCCATGGTCGCGGCGAATGGCATGCCAGTAACGGCGACATTTACAAAGGCCAGTTCGAACACGGCATGTTTCAAGGTCAGGGCAAGCTGACCACTGCAGGCGGGACGTACGTCGGCGGCTTCAAGCTCGGCCGCCGGGATGGCGAAGGCACCTGGCAGGAAAAAGGCGTGCTCTACAGAGGTCATTTCAAGGACGGTCAATACGATGGTCCCGGACGCCTCGAGATGGAAGACGGCAGCCAGTTCCAGGGCCAGTTCGCCCAGGGCAAACCCAATGGCGAAGGCGTGCGCACCGATGCCAGCGGCAATCAGTTCAGCGGCCCGTTCGTCAACGGTCAGCTCCAGGGTAACGGTAGCTTCGCCAGTGCCGATGGCGATCACTACATCGGCGGCTTTCGCAACAACCTGCTCGACGGCGATGGCCGCTACGAGAACAGCGATGGCGATGTCTGGAACGGCCAGTTCAAGGAAGGGGCGCTGACCGGCCCGGGCGAACTGATCGGATCGGACGGCAGCCGCTACAAAGGCCACTTCAACAATTGGCAGTTTTCCGGCGAAGGCCATCTGCAACTGGCAGATGGCAGCCACTACGTCGGCCAGTTCGCCAATGACACCTACCAAGGCCCCGGCGTGCTGACGTCCGCCGACGGGACCGAACTGCGCGGAGTCTGGGCCAACGGTCAGCGGATTCGCGACGCTCAGGGCAAGTTGCTGCCCGATCCACTGGAAGCCGGCCTGCTCGCCCAGGGCCCGTTACTGGACAAGGCGCTGGCCGCCGTTCCCGCCTCGACACCCGGCCTGGAGCTGTACAGCCTGGTGGTGGCCGGTGACGGCAAGCAGAGCGTGTTCATGCGCGAAGCCGATTACGTCAACAACCTGCTGGCGTCGAGGTTTGGCGCTTCAGGGCAAATCAGCCTGGTCAATCATCGCGATCACATGATCGACCGCACTCTGGCGACCCGCGAATCCATCAGCCGTGCCGCCCAGACCCTGGCGCAACGCAGCGGCCCGGAAGACCTGGTGTTCATTTACCTGACCAGCCATGGCACTCAGGATCATGAACTGGTGCTCGATCAGCCGCGCCTGTCACTGGCGGATCTGCCTGCCGATGCACTGGCCGCAGCACTGGCACCGCTGAAAGACCGCGACAAGATCATCGTGATTTCTTCCTGTTACTCGGGAGGCTTCATCCCCGACCTCAAGGACGAGCGAACCCTGGTCATGACGGCCTCGCGAGCGGACCGTGTATCGTTCGGCTGTTCGGAGGAAGCAGACTTCACTTATTTCGGAGATGCACTATTTGCCAGGGCGCTGGTCGAAACCGATGACCTGCAACAAGCTTTCAACGAGGCAAAAGCGTATGTCGCGCAGCGCGAAATCGAGGATGATTTCGAGGCTTCCGAACCGCAGATATGGGCACCCAAGGGCGTCATTGCCCGCTGGCAACTGTTACGCAAGAATCAGGCAGAACGAGCGCTGAATACGACGTTGAATCGCAAGGAAGCGAAGACCTCCACTAGCCGCTAG
- the ubiX gene encoding flavin prenyltransferase UbiX yields the protein MSGPERITLAMTGASGAQYGLRLLDCLVREDREVHFLISKAAQLVMATETDVRLPPKPAMMQAFLTEYTGATAGQIRVYGRDDWMSPVASGSGSPSAMVVVPCSTGSLSAIASGACNNLIERAADVTLKERRQLILVPREAPFSSIHLENMLKLSNMGAVILPASPGFYHQPQTIDDLVDFVVARILNLLNIPQDMLPRWGEHHMGSDE from the coding sequence ACGGTTTGCGCCTGCTGGATTGTCTGGTGCGTGAAGACCGGGAAGTCCACTTTCTGATCTCCAAGGCCGCGCAACTGGTGATGGCGACTGAAACCGACGTGAGGCTGCCGCCCAAGCCCGCGATGATGCAGGCGTTTCTGACCGAATACACCGGCGCGACGGCCGGGCAGATTCGCGTCTATGGCCGCGATGACTGGATGTCGCCGGTGGCCTCGGGCTCGGGTTCGCCCAGCGCGATGGTGGTGGTGCCGTGTTCAACGGGGTCTTTGTCGGCCATTGCCAGCGGTGCCTGCAACAACCTGATCGAGCGTGCGGCGGATGTCACCTTGAAGGAGCGCCGCCAGTTGATTCTGGTGCCGCGTGAAGCGCCGTTCTCCAGCATTCACCTGGAAAACATGCTCAAGCTGTCGAACATGGGGGCGGTGATCCTGCCTGCCTCTCCCGGCTTCTATCATCAGCCGCAGACCATCGACGATCTGGTGGATTTCGTGGTTGCGCGGATCCTCAACCTGTTGAACATCCCTCAGGACATGTTGCCGCGTTGGGGTGAGCATCACATGGGGAGTGATGAATAA